One genomic segment of Sminthopsis crassicaudata isolate SCR6 chromosome 2, ASM4859323v1, whole genome shotgun sequence includes these proteins:
- the GID8 gene encoding glucose-induced degradation protein 8 homolog yields the protein MSYAEKPDEITKDEWMEKLNNLHIQRADMNRLIMNYLVTEGFKEAAEKFRMESGIEPSVDLETLDERIKIREMILKGQIQEAIALINSLHPELLDTNRYLYFHLQQQHLIELIRQRETEAALEFAQTQLAEQGEESRECLTEMERTLALLAFDNPEESPFGDLLNMMQRQKVWSEVNQAVLDYENRESTPKLAKLLKLLLWAQNELDQKKVKYPKMTDLSKGTIEEPK from the exons ATGAGTTATGCAGAAAAACCAGATGAAATCActaaagatgaatggatggaaaAACTCAATAACTTACATATACAGAGAGCTGATATGAACCGCCTCATTATGAACTATCTTGTTACAG AGGGGTTTAAAGAAGCTGCAGAAAAGTTTCGGATGGAATCTGGAATTGAACCCAGTGTTGATCTAGAAACACTCGATGAACGAATCAAAATCCGTGAGATGATACTGAAAGGTCAGATTCAGGAAGCTATTGCATTGATAAATAGTCTACATCCAGAGCTCTTAGACACAAATCggtatctttattttcatttacag CAACAGCATTTGATTGAATTGATTCGGCAGCGTGAAACAGAAGCAGCATTGGAATTTGCACAGACACAGTTGGCAGAACAAGGAGAAGAAAGTAGAGAATGCCTGACAGAAATGGAACGCACTTTGGCTTTGCTTGCCTTTGATAATCCTGAAGAATCACCCTTTGGAGATTTGCTTAATATGATGCAACGGCAAAAG gTGTGGAGTGAAGTTAATCAAGCTGTCCTAGACTATGAAAATCGTGAATCAACACCTAAGTTGGCAAAATTACTGAAGCTACTACTGTGGGCTCAGAATGAGCTGGACCAGAAGAAAGTAAAATATCCCAAAATGACAGACCTCAGCAAGGGGACAATTGAGGAACCCAAGTAA